From one Pieris brassicae chromosome 5, ilPieBrab1.1, whole genome shotgun sequence genomic stretch:
- the LOC123710445 gene encoding UTP--glucose-1-phosphate uridylyltransferase isoform X1: MGDRCEAKADDHRLKPAIRSHQRTPSGSRDFKEATKRDALARLEVELERLLSSLPEPKRPGVEKEFKGFKNLFSRFLAEQGPSVTWEKIQKLPEGAVIDYSTLSTPTTDNIHHMLDKLVVVKLNGGLGTSMGCKGPKSVIQVRNELTFLDLTVQQIEHLNKTYKCNVPLVLMNSFNTDEDTQKVIRKYKGLKLDIHTFNQSCHPRINRESLLPVPKNVDVQNDIEAWYPPGHGDFYESFNNSGLLQKFIKEGRTYCFISNIDNLGATVDLNILSLLLNPDQKSAEFVMEVTDKTRADVKGGTLIQYEDKLRLLEIAQVPKEHIDDFKSVSQFKFFNTNNLWAKLDAIQRVVEQGSLNMEIIVNNKSLADGLNVIQLETAVGAAMKCFEGGIGVNVPRSRFLPVKKTSDLLLVMSNLYSLSHGSLVMSPQRMFPSTPLVKLGDNHFAKVKEFLNRFATIPDLIELDHLTVSGDVTFGRGVSLKGTVIIIANHGDRIDIPSGALLENKIVSGNLRILDH; the protein is encoded by the exons ATCCGGAGTCACCAAAGAACACCGTCAGGATCCAGAGATTTTAAAGAGGCGACCAAAAGGGATGCATTAGCTCGCCTGGAGGTGGAATTAGAGAGGCTACTCTCGAGCCTTCCTGAACCCAAGAGACCAGGAGTCGAAAAGGAGTTCAAGGGCTTTAAGAACTTATTTAGCAGGTTCTTGGCCGAAC agGGGCCATCTGTAACATGGGAGAAAATCCAGAAGTTGCCCGAAGGCGCTGTCATCGACTACTCCACTCTGAGCACGCCGACCACAGATAACATCCACCATATGCTGGATAAGCTGGTGGTAGTAAAGTTAAACGGTGGTCTTGGCACGTCCATGGGTTGTAAAGGACCCAAGTCCGTGATTCAGGTTCGGAATGAGCTTACGTTCCTGGATTTAACTGTACAACAAATTGAG CACCTTAACAAAACGTACAAATGTAATGTACCCCTGGTTCTAATGAACTCGTTCAACACGGACGAAGATACTCAGAAAGTGATCCGCAAGTACAAGGGCTTGAAATTGGATATTCATACATTTAACCAATCGTGTCACCCGAGAATTAACAGGGAGTCATTGCTGCCCGTACCGAAAAATGTAGATGTACAAAATGATATTGAAGC GTGGTATCCCCCCGGTCACGGTGACTTCTACGAATCCTTCAATAATTCAGGTCTCCTCCAGAAATTCATCAAAGAAGGCCGAACTTACTGCTTCATCAGCAACATCGACAACCTCGGAGCGACCGTCGACCTGAATATCCTGAGTCTACTCCTGAATCCTGACCAGAAAAGCGCTGAATTCGTCATGGAAGTAACCGACAAGACCCGAGCCGATGTCAAGGGAGGCACTCTCATTCAATACGAAGACAAATTGAGGTTATTGGAAATTGCCCAAGTGCCGAAGGAACACATCGATGACTTCAAGTCAGTCAGCCAGTTCAAATTCTTCAACACGAACAACTTATGGGCGAAATTGGACGCTATTCAAAGGGTGGTCGAACAGGGATCCCTTAACATGGAGATAATCGTCAATAACAAGAGCTTGGCTGACGGTCTCAACGTGATCCAGCTGGAAACGGCAGTCGGTGCTGCGATGAAGTGCTTCGAGGGTGGGATCGGGGTAAATGTGCCGAGGAGCCGGTTCTTACCGGTGAAGAAGACGTCAGATTTGCTGCTAGTGATGTCCAATTTGTACAGTCTGTCGCACGGATCGCTAGTGATGTCTCCGCAGCGCATGTTTCCGTCTACGCCTCTAGTGAAGTTGGGTGACAATCATTTTGCGAAGGTTAAGGAATTTTTGAACAGATTCGCGACTATTCCGGACCTGATCGAGTTGGACCATTTGACGGTGTCCGGTGATGTTACATTTGGGAGAGGTGTTTCTTTGAAG ggtacagtaataataatagctaatCACGGCGATCGAATCGACATCCCGTCAGGAGCTCTGCTAGAAAACAAAATAGTGTCAGGAAACCTGCGTATATTagatcattaa
- the LOC123710445 gene encoding UTP--glucose-1-phosphate uridylyltransferase isoform X3 translates to MGDRCEAKIRSHQRTPSGSRDFKEATKRDALARLEVELERLLSSLPEPKRPGVEKEFKGFKNLFSRFLAEQGPSVTWEKIQKLPEGAVIDYSTLSTPTTDNIHHMLDKLVVVKLNGGLGTSMGCKGPKSVIQVRNELTFLDLTVQQIEHLNKTYKCNVPLVLMNSFNTDEDTQKVIRKYKGLKLDIHTFNQSCHPRINRESLLPVPKNVDVQNDIEAWYPPGHGDFYESFNNSGLLQKFIKEGRTYCFISNIDNLGATVDLNILSLLLNPDQKSAEFVMEVTDKTRADVKGGTLIQYEDKLRLLEIAQVPKEHIDDFKSVSQFKFFNTNNLWAKLDAIQRVVEQGSLNMEIIVNNKSLADGLNVIQLETAVGAAMKCFEGGIGVNVPRSRFLPVKKTSDLLLVMSNLYSLSHGSLVMSPQRMFPSTPLVKLGDNHFAKVKEFLNRFATIPDLIELDHLTVSGDVTFGRGVSLKGTVIIIANHGDRIDIPSGALLENKIVSGNLRILDH, encoded by the exons ATCCGGAGTCACCAAAGAACACCGTCAGGATCCAGAGATTTTAAAGAGGCGACCAAAAGGGATGCATTAGCTCGCCTGGAGGTGGAATTAGAGAGGCTACTCTCGAGCCTTCCTGAACCCAAGAGACCAGGAGTCGAAAAGGAGTTCAAGGGCTTTAAGAACTTATTTAGCAGGTTCTTGGCCGAAC agGGGCCATCTGTAACATGGGAGAAAATCCAGAAGTTGCCCGAAGGCGCTGTCATCGACTACTCCACTCTGAGCACGCCGACCACAGATAACATCCACCATATGCTGGATAAGCTGGTGGTAGTAAAGTTAAACGGTGGTCTTGGCACGTCCATGGGTTGTAAAGGACCCAAGTCCGTGATTCAGGTTCGGAATGAGCTTACGTTCCTGGATTTAACTGTACAACAAATTGAG CACCTTAACAAAACGTACAAATGTAATGTACCCCTGGTTCTAATGAACTCGTTCAACACGGACGAAGATACTCAGAAAGTGATCCGCAAGTACAAGGGCTTGAAATTGGATATTCATACATTTAACCAATCGTGTCACCCGAGAATTAACAGGGAGTCATTGCTGCCCGTACCGAAAAATGTAGATGTACAAAATGATATTGAAGC GTGGTATCCCCCCGGTCACGGTGACTTCTACGAATCCTTCAATAATTCAGGTCTCCTCCAGAAATTCATCAAAGAAGGCCGAACTTACTGCTTCATCAGCAACATCGACAACCTCGGAGCGACCGTCGACCTGAATATCCTGAGTCTACTCCTGAATCCTGACCAGAAAAGCGCTGAATTCGTCATGGAAGTAACCGACAAGACCCGAGCCGATGTCAAGGGAGGCACTCTCATTCAATACGAAGACAAATTGAGGTTATTGGAAATTGCCCAAGTGCCGAAGGAACACATCGATGACTTCAAGTCAGTCAGCCAGTTCAAATTCTTCAACACGAACAACTTATGGGCGAAATTGGACGCTATTCAAAGGGTGGTCGAACAGGGATCCCTTAACATGGAGATAATCGTCAATAACAAGAGCTTGGCTGACGGTCTCAACGTGATCCAGCTGGAAACGGCAGTCGGTGCTGCGATGAAGTGCTTCGAGGGTGGGATCGGGGTAAATGTGCCGAGGAGCCGGTTCTTACCGGTGAAGAAGACGTCAGATTTGCTGCTAGTGATGTCCAATTTGTACAGTCTGTCGCACGGATCGCTAGTGATGTCTCCGCAGCGCATGTTTCCGTCTACGCCTCTAGTGAAGTTGGGTGACAATCATTTTGCGAAGGTTAAGGAATTTTTGAACAGATTCGCGACTATTCCGGACCTGATCGAGTTGGACCATTTGACGGTGTCCGGTGATGTTACATTTGGGAGAGGTGTTTCTTTGAAG ggtacagtaataataatagctaatCACGGCGATCGAATCGACATCCCGTCAGGAGCTCTGCTAGAAAACAAAATAGTGTCAGGAAACCTGCGTATATTagatcattaa
- the LOC123710445 gene encoding UTP--glucose-1-phosphate uridylyltransferase isoform X5 translates to MDWLNNIRSHQRTPSGSRDFKEATKRDALARLEVELERLLSSLPEPKRPGVEKEFKGFKNLFSRFLAEQGPSVTWEKIQKLPEGAVIDYSTLSTPTTDNIHHMLDKLVVVKLNGGLGTSMGCKGPKSVIQVRNELTFLDLTVQQIEHLNKTYKCNVPLVLMNSFNTDEDTQKVIRKYKGLKLDIHTFNQSCHPRINRESLLPVPKNVDVQNDIEAWYPPGHGDFYESFNNSGLLQKFIKEGRTYCFISNIDNLGATVDLNILSLLLNPDQKSAEFVMEVTDKTRADVKGGTLIQYEDKLRLLEIAQVPKEHIDDFKSVSQFKFFNTNNLWAKLDAIQRVVEQGSLNMEIIVNNKSLADGLNVIQLETAVGAAMKCFEGGIGVNVPRSRFLPVKKTSDLLLVMSNLYSLSHGSLVMSPQRMFPSTPLVKLGDNHFAKVKEFLNRFATIPDLIELDHLTVSGDVTFGRGVSLKGTVIIIANHGDRIDIPSGALLENKIVSGNLRILDH, encoded by the exons ATCCGGAGTCACCAAAGAACACCGTCAGGATCCAGAGATTTTAAAGAGGCGACCAAAAGGGATGCATTAGCTCGCCTGGAGGTGGAATTAGAGAGGCTACTCTCGAGCCTTCCTGAACCCAAGAGACCAGGAGTCGAAAAGGAGTTCAAGGGCTTTAAGAACTTATTTAGCAGGTTCTTGGCCGAAC agGGGCCATCTGTAACATGGGAGAAAATCCAGAAGTTGCCCGAAGGCGCTGTCATCGACTACTCCACTCTGAGCACGCCGACCACAGATAACATCCACCATATGCTGGATAAGCTGGTGGTAGTAAAGTTAAACGGTGGTCTTGGCACGTCCATGGGTTGTAAAGGACCCAAGTCCGTGATTCAGGTTCGGAATGAGCTTACGTTCCTGGATTTAACTGTACAACAAATTGAG CACCTTAACAAAACGTACAAATGTAATGTACCCCTGGTTCTAATGAACTCGTTCAACACGGACGAAGATACTCAGAAAGTGATCCGCAAGTACAAGGGCTTGAAATTGGATATTCATACATTTAACCAATCGTGTCACCCGAGAATTAACAGGGAGTCATTGCTGCCCGTACCGAAAAATGTAGATGTACAAAATGATATTGAAGC GTGGTATCCCCCCGGTCACGGTGACTTCTACGAATCCTTCAATAATTCAGGTCTCCTCCAGAAATTCATCAAAGAAGGCCGAACTTACTGCTTCATCAGCAACATCGACAACCTCGGAGCGACCGTCGACCTGAATATCCTGAGTCTACTCCTGAATCCTGACCAGAAAAGCGCTGAATTCGTCATGGAAGTAACCGACAAGACCCGAGCCGATGTCAAGGGAGGCACTCTCATTCAATACGAAGACAAATTGAGGTTATTGGAAATTGCCCAAGTGCCGAAGGAACACATCGATGACTTCAAGTCAGTCAGCCAGTTCAAATTCTTCAACACGAACAACTTATGGGCGAAATTGGACGCTATTCAAAGGGTGGTCGAACAGGGATCCCTTAACATGGAGATAATCGTCAATAACAAGAGCTTGGCTGACGGTCTCAACGTGATCCAGCTGGAAACGGCAGTCGGTGCTGCGATGAAGTGCTTCGAGGGTGGGATCGGGGTAAATGTGCCGAGGAGCCGGTTCTTACCGGTGAAGAAGACGTCAGATTTGCTGCTAGTGATGTCCAATTTGTACAGTCTGTCGCACGGATCGCTAGTGATGTCTCCGCAGCGCATGTTTCCGTCTACGCCTCTAGTGAAGTTGGGTGACAATCATTTTGCGAAGGTTAAGGAATTTTTGAACAGATTCGCGACTATTCCGGACCTGATCGAGTTGGACCATTTGACGGTGTCCGGTGATGTTACATTTGGGAGAGGTGTTTCTTTGAAG ggtacagtaataataatagctaatCACGGCGATCGAATCGACATCCCGTCAGGAGCTCTGCTAGAAAACAAAATAGTGTCAGGAAACCTGCGTATATTagatcattaa
- the LOC123710445 gene encoding UTP--glucose-1-phosphate uridylyltransferase isoform X4 → MDLLSKIRSHQRTPSGSRDFKEATKRDALARLEVELERLLSSLPEPKRPGVEKEFKGFKNLFSRFLAEQGPSVTWEKIQKLPEGAVIDYSTLSTPTTDNIHHMLDKLVVVKLNGGLGTSMGCKGPKSVIQVRNELTFLDLTVQQIEHLNKTYKCNVPLVLMNSFNTDEDTQKVIRKYKGLKLDIHTFNQSCHPRINRESLLPVPKNVDVQNDIEAWYPPGHGDFYESFNNSGLLQKFIKEGRTYCFISNIDNLGATVDLNILSLLLNPDQKSAEFVMEVTDKTRADVKGGTLIQYEDKLRLLEIAQVPKEHIDDFKSVSQFKFFNTNNLWAKLDAIQRVVEQGSLNMEIIVNNKSLADGLNVIQLETAVGAAMKCFEGGIGVNVPRSRFLPVKKTSDLLLVMSNLYSLSHGSLVMSPQRMFPSTPLVKLGDNHFAKVKEFLNRFATIPDLIELDHLTVSGDVTFGRGVSLKGTVIIIANHGDRIDIPSGALLENKIVSGNLRILDH, encoded by the exons ATCCGGAGTCACCAAAGAACACCGTCAGGATCCAGAGATTTTAAAGAGGCGACCAAAAGGGATGCATTAGCTCGCCTGGAGGTGGAATTAGAGAGGCTACTCTCGAGCCTTCCTGAACCCAAGAGACCAGGAGTCGAAAAGGAGTTCAAGGGCTTTAAGAACTTATTTAGCAGGTTCTTGGCCGAAC agGGGCCATCTGTAACATGGGAGAAAATCCAGAAGTTGCCCGAAGGCGCTGTCATCGACTACTCCACTCTGAGCACGCCGACCACAGATAACATCCACCATATGCTGGATAAGCTGGTGGTAGTAAAGTTAAACGGTGGTCTTGGCACGTCCATGGGTTGTAAAGGACCCAAGTCCGTGATTCAGGTTCGGAATGAGCTTACGTTCCTGGATTTAACTGTACAACAAATTGAG CACCTTAACAAAACGTACAAATGTAATGTACCCCTGGTTCTAATGAACTCGTTCAACACGGACGAAGATACTCAGAAAGTGATCCGCAAGTACAAGGGCTTGAAATTGGATATTCATACATTTAACCAATCGTGTCACCCGAGAATTAACAGGGAGTCATTGCTGCCCGTACCGAAAAATGTAGATGTACAAAATGATATTGAAGC GTGGTATCCCCCCGGTCACGGTGACTTCTACGAATCCTTCAATAATTCAGGTCTCCTCCAGAAATTCATCAAAGAAGGCCGAACTTACTGCTTCATCAGCAACATCGACAACCTCGGAGCGACCGTCGACCTGAATATCCTGAGTCTACTCCTGAATCCTGACCAGAAAAGCGCTGAATTCGTCATGGAAGTAACCGACAAGACCCGAGCCGATGTCAAGGGAGGCACTCTCATTCAATACGAAGACAAATTGAGGTTATTGGAAATTGCCCAAGTGCCGAAGGAACACATCGATGACTTCAAGTCAGTCAGCCAGTTCAAATTCTTCAACACGAACAACTTATGGGCGAAATTGGACGCTATTCAAAGGGTGGTCGAACAGGGATCCCTTAACATGGAGATAATCGTCAATAACAAGAGCTTGGCTGACGGTCTCAACGTGATCCAGCTGGAAACGGCAGTCGGTGCTGCGATGAAGTGCTTCGAGGGTGGGATCGGGGTAAATGTGCCGAGGAGCCGGTTCTTACCGGTGAAGAAGACGTCAGATTTGCTGCTAGTGATGTCCAATTTGTACAGTCTGTCGCACGGATCGCTAGTGATGTCTCCGCAGCGCATGTTTCCGTCTACGCCTCTAGTGAAGTTGGGTGACAATCATTTTGCGAAGGTTAAGGAATTTTTGAACAGATTCGCGACTATTCCGGACCTGATCGAGTTGGACCATTTGACGGTGTCCGGTGATGTTACATTTGGGAGAGGTGTTTCTTTGAAG ggtacagtaataataatagctaatCACGGCGATCGAATCGACATCCCGTCAGGAGCTCTGCTAGAAAACAAAATAGTGTCAGGAAACCTGCGTATATTagatcattaa
- the LOC123710445 gene encoding UTP--glucose-1-phosphate uridylyltransferase isoform X2 has translation MASETEFIRSWIRSHQRTPSGSRDFKEATKRDALARLEVELERLLSSLPEPKRPGVEKEFKGFKNLFSRFLAEQGPSVTWEKIQKLPEGAVIDYSTLSTPTTDNIHHMLDKLVVVKLNGGLGTSMGCKGPKSVIQVRNELTFLDLTVQQIEHLNKTYKCNVPLVLMNSFNTDEDTQKVIRKYKGLKLDIHTFNQSCHPRINRESLLPVPKNVDVQNDIEAWYPPGHGDFYESFNNSGLLQKFIKEGRTYCFISNIDNLGATVDLNILSLLLNPDQKSAEFVMEVTDKTRADVKGGTLIQYEDKLRLLEIAQVPKEHIDDFKSVSQFKFFNTNNLWAKLDAIQRVVEQGSLNMEIIVNNKSLADGLNVIQLETAVGAAMKCFEGGIGVNVPRSRFLPVKKTSDLLLVMSNLYSLSHGSLVMSPQRMFPSTPLVKLGDNHFAKVKEFLNRFATIPDLIELDHLTVSGDVTFGRGVSLKGTVIIIANHGDRIDIPSGALLENKIVSGNLRILDH, from the exons ATCCGGAGTCACCAAAGAACACCGTCAGGATCCAGAGATTTTAAAGAGGCGACCAAAAGGGATGCATTAGCTCGCCTGGAGGTGGAATTAGAGAGGCTACTCTCGAGCCTTCCTGAACCCAAGAGACCAGGAGTCGAAAAGGAGTTCAAGGGCTTTAAGAACTTATTTAGCAGGTTCTTGGCCGAAC agGGGCCATCTGTAACATGGGAGAAAATCCAGAAGTTGCCCGAAGGCGCTGTCATCGACTACTCCACTCTGAGCACGCCGACCACAGATAACATCCACCATATGCTGGATAAGCTGGTGGTAGTAAAGTTAAACGGTGGTCTTGGCACGTCCATGGGTTGTAAAGGACCCAAGTCCGTGATTCAGGTTCGGAATGAGCTTACGTTCCTGGATTTAACTGTACAACAAATTGAG CACCTTAACAAAACGTACAAATGTAATGTACCCCTGGTTCTAATGAACTCGTTCAACACGGACGAAGATACTCAGAAAGTGATCCGCAAGTACAAGGGCTTGAAATTGGATATTCATACATTTAACCAATCGTGTCACCCGAGAATTAACAGGGAGTCATTGCTGCCCGTACCGAAAAATGTAGATGTACAAAATGATATTGAAGC GTGGTATCCCCCCGGTCACGGTGACTTCTACGAATCCTTCAATAATTCAGGTCTCCTCCAGAAATTCATCAAAGAAGGCCGAACTTACTGCTTCATCAGCAACATCGACAACCTCGGAGCGACCGTCGACCTGAATATCCTGAGTCTACTCCTGAATCCTGACCAGAAAAGCGCTGAATTCGTCATGGAAGTAACCGACAAGACCCGAGCCGATGTCAAGGGAGGCACTCTCATTCAATACGAAGACAAATTGAGGTTATTGGAAATTGCCCAAGTGCCGAAGGAACACATCGATGACTTCAAGTCAGTCAGCCAGTTCAAATTCTTCAACACGAACAACTTATGGGCGAAATTGGACGCTATTCAAAGGGTGGTCGAACAGGGATCCCTTAACATGGAGATAATCGTCAATAACAAGAGCTTGGCTGACGGTCTCAACGTGATCCAGCTGGAAACGGCAGTCGGTGCTGCGATGAAGTGCTTCGAGGGTGGGATCGGGGTAAATGTGCCGAGGAGCCGGTTCTTACCGGTGAAGAAGACGTCAGATTTGCTGCTAGTGATGTCCAATTTGTACAGTCTGTCGCACGGATCGCTAGTGATGTCTCCGCAGCGCATGTTTCCGTCTACGCCTCTAGTGAAGTTGGGTGACAATCATTTTGCGAAGGTTAAGGAATTTTTGAACAGATTCGCGACTATTCCGGACCTGATCGAGTTGGACCATTTGACGGTGTCCGGTGATGTTACATTTGGGAGAGGTGTTTCTTTGAAG ggtacagtaataataatagctaatCACGGCGATCGAATCGACATCCCGTCAGGAGCTCTGCTAGAAAACAAAATAGTGTCAGGAAACCTGCGTATATTagatcattaa